In one Thermococcus sp. 2319x1 genomic region, the following are encoded:
- a CDS encoding formate--phosphoribosylaminoimidazolecarboxamide ligase: MEFRIGTYASHSALQILHGAKQEGFKTIAFGKARVKPLYTKYFPVADEFLIGEYPEEELVERNAIIIPTGSFVAHLGIERVKSMRALYYGNKKVLQWESDRGLERKWLLEAKIRVPGVIEDPDDIDRPVIVKPYGAKGGRGYFLAQTPEEFWKKASKLGIKDKEDLKHVQIQEYVIGVPVYPHFFYSKLNKELELMSIDKRYESNADAIGRISAEQQLEIGVETSYTVVGNIPIVLRESLLMDIIEAGERVVKASEKLMGGLWGPFCLEGVITEDMEFVVFEISARIVAGTNPFINGSPYTWLRYNEPMSTGRRIAREIRQAIEEDRLGDILT, encoded by the coding sequence ATGGAGTTTAGGATCGGAACATACGCCTCTCACTCTGCACTTCAAATACTTCACGGAGCAAAGCAAGAGGGGTTCAAAACAATAGCTTTTGGAAAGGCGAGGGTAAAGCCGTTGTACACAAAATATTTCCCCGTAGCAGACGAGTTCCTGATTGGAGAGTATCCTGAGGAAGAACTCGTAGAGAGGAACGCAATAATAATCCCAACAGGTTCTTTTGTTGCTCATCTTGGCATCGAGAGAGTTAAAAGCATGAGGGCTCTCTATTATGGAAACAAAAAAGTTCTCCAGTGGGAAAGCGACAGAGGGCTTGAGAGAAAATGGCTCTTGGAAGCAAAAATTAGGGTTCCCGGGGTCATTGAAGATCCCGACGATATAGATAGACCGGTTATAGTAAAGCCCTACGGAGCGAAAGGCGGCAGAGGGTATTTTTTAGCCCAAACACCGGAAGAGTTCTGGAAAAAAGCTTCAAAGCTTGGAATTAAGGACAAAGAAGACTTAAAGCATGTTCAGATACAGGAATACGTCATAGGCGTTCCCGTTTACCCGCACTTCTTCTACTCGAAGCTCAACAAAGAGCTTGAGCTCATGAGTATAGATAAGAGATACGAAAGCAACGCAGATGCGATAGGAAGGATAAGCGCAGAGCAGCAGCTTGAAATCGGGGTGGAGACGAGCTACACAGTTGTGGGGAACATTCCAATAGTGCTCAGAGAAAGCCTGCTCATGGATATAATCGAGGCTGGAGAGAGGGTGGTAAAAGCGTCAGAAAAGCTTATGGGGGGACTTTGGGGGCCTTTCTGCCTTGAGGGAGTTATCACGGAGGACATGGAATTCGTGGTCTTTGAAATCTCAGCGAGAATCGTTGCCGGAACGAATCCCTTCATAAACGGCTCCCCATACACATGGCTCAGATACAACGAGCCAATGAGCACTGGAAGGAGAATTGCCAGAGAGATAAGGCAGGCGATCGAAGAAGATAGACTTGGCGATATCCTAACTTAG
- the pdxT gene encoding pyridoxal 5'-phosphate synthase glutaminase subunit PdxT, translating into MLKVGVVGVQGAVSEHIEATKRAMGQMGISGKVFWLKKPEQLEGVDAIIIPGGESTTISRLMIKNGLFEGVKKLGEGGTPIMGTCAGLIMLSKEVIGATPEQRFLELLDVEVNRNAYGRQVDSFEAPLKLAFSGEPFVGVFIRAPRIVKLLSSRVKPIAWLGDRIVGVEQENIIGLEFHPELTDDTRLHEYFLRKAL; encoded by the coding sequence ATGCTCAAAGTGGGAGTGGTGGGAGTTCAGGGAGCTGTAAGTGAACACATAGAGGCAACAAAAAGGGCCATGGGGCAAATGGGGATTAGTGGAAAAGTCTTCTGGCTCAAAAAGCCGGAGCAATTGGAAGGGGTAGATGCCATAATCATCCCCGGTGGAGAGAGCACAACTATCTCAAGGCTCATGATTAAAAACGGGCTCTTCGAAGGAGTTAAAAAGCTCGGAGAGGGCGGAACTCCAATAATGGGCACCTGCGCTGGCTTGATAATGCTATCCAAAGAGGTCATCGGGGCAACCCCCGAGCAGAGGTTCTTGGAGCTCCTTGATGTCGAGGTCAATAGAAACGCCTACGGCAGACAGGTTGACAGCTTTGAAGCACCACTAAAGCTGGCTTTCAGCGGAGAACCTTTTGTGGGAGTTTTCATCCGAGCCCCAAGGATTGTAAAGCTTTTGAGCAGTAGGGTTAAGCCCATAGCGTGGCTTGGAGACAGAATAGTTGGCGTTGAGCAGGAGAACATTATCGGGCTTGAATTCCATCCGGAGCTAACCGACGATACAAGACTCCACGAATACTTCCTCCGAAAAGCCCTCTAA
- the pdxS gene encoding pyridoxal 5'-phosphate synthase lyase subunit PdxS, with product MGKFEIIEQKGTERLKRGFAKMVKGGVIMDVTNAEEAKIAEEAGAVAVMALHKVPADIRKAGGVARMAPVEKIQEIMDAVTIPVMAKIRIGHYAEALALEALGVDMIDESEVLTPADPYFHVDKRKFKVPFVCGARNLGEAVRRIWEGAAMIRTKGEAGTGNIVEAVRHVRLVNENIRLLQRMTDEGIYAVAKKFAEPYLRLALEIREISGLEPRILENEPVYEEYTYREIVDGLYKILLEIKKLGRLPVVNFAAGGVATPADAALMMQMGMDGVFVGSGIFKSSNPEKMARAIVEAVNHYDEPDVIAEISREIGEPMKGLEISQLDVRLEERGV from the coding sequence ATGGGGAAATTTGAGATTATTGAGCAAAAGGGAACTGAAAGGCTGAAAAGAGGGTTCGCTAAGATGGTAAAAGGCGGCGTTATAATGGATGTTACAAATGCAGAGGAGGCAAAAATAGCAGAAGAGGCCGGAGCGGTTGCAGTTATGGCTCTTCACAAAGTTCCAGCGGATATTAGAAAGGCCGGTGGAGTAGCGAGGATGGCACCGGTTGAGAAGATTCAGGAAATCATGGATGCGGTCACAATTCCGGTTATGGCGAAAATAAGAATAGGCCATTATGCTGAGGCTCTCGCCCTTGAAGCCTTGGGTGTTGATATGATTGACGAGAGTGAAGTTTTGACTCCAGCAGATCCCTACTTCCACGTGGATAAGAGGAAGTTCAAAGTGCCATTCGTTTGTGGTGCAAGAAACCTTGGAGAAGCCGTTAGAAGAATCTGGGAAGGAGCTGCAATGATAAGAACAAAGGGTGAGGCGGGAACAGGGAACATCGTTGAAGCGGTAAGGCATGTTAGGCTTGTAAACGAAAACATAAGACTGCTCCAGAGAATGACAGACGAAGGAATTTACGCAGTTGCAAAGAAGTTTGCAGAGCCATATTTAAGGCTTGCCTTGGAGATAAGGGAGATAAGCGGTCTTGAGCCAAGAATTCTGGAGAACGAGCCCGTTTATGAGGAGTACACCTATCGGGAGATAGTTGATGGACTTTACAAAATCCTTCTTGAAATCAAGAAGCTGGGAAGACTTCCAGTGGTTAACTTTGCCGCTGGAGGCGTTGCTACACCGGCAGATGCCGCTTTGATGATGCAGATGGGAATGGATGGGGTATTTGTCGGGAGTGGCATATTCAAGAGCTCAAATCCGGAAAAGATGGCGAGGGCAATAGTTGAGGCCGTTAACCATTACGATGAGCCAGACGTTATTGCGGAAATAAGCAGAGAGATAGGTGAGCCAATGAAGGGTCTTGAGATTTCCCAGCTCGATGTTCGCTTGGAAGAAAGGGGAGTCTGA
- a CDS encoding sulfide-dependent adenosine diphosphate thiazole synthase — translation MIRDVEITRAIVETYTKELLDSLTLDVAIVGAGPSGMVAGYYLAKGGAKVAIFEKKLSIGGGIWGGGMGFNKIVVQEEAREILDELGISYKLFRKGLYIADAVEAAATLASKTVKEGVKIFNMVEVEDLVIKEGRVCGVVINWTPVKMTNLHVDPLTIEAKYVIDSTGHGAQITQHLLKRGLIEKIPGEGAMWAEMGEKLTVENTREIYPGLYVTGMAANAVSGAPRMGPIFGGMFLSGRKAAMEILKKLKE, via the coding sequence ATGATAAGAGACGTTGAGATAACCCGGGCAATAGTGGAAACTTACACAAAGGAGCTCCTGGACAGCCTAACCCTCGATGTTGCCATAGTAGGGGCCGGACCTTCTGGAATGGTGGCTGGCTACTACCTCGCCAAAGGAGGAGCAAAGGTGGCGATTTTTGAAAAGAAGCTCTCAATTGGCGGGGGAATTTGGGGCGGGGGAATGGGATTCAATAAGATAGTGGTACAGGAAGAGGCAAGAGAAATCCTGGATGAGCTTGGAATAAGTTACAAACTATTCAGAAAAGGCCTTTATATTGCAGACGCAGTAGAAGCGGCCGCAACTTTAGCAAGCAAGACCGTTAAAGAAGGTGTCAAGATATTCAACATGGTAGAGGTGGAAGACCTCGTAATAAAGGAAGGGCGCGTCTGCGGGGTGGTTATCAACTGGACGCCAGTGAAAATGACGAATCTCCACGTTGACCCGCTAACAATAGAGGCAAAATATGTTATCGACTCCACCGGGCATGGGGCACAGATAACACAACACCTCTTAAAAAGAGGACTGATAGAGAAAATACCGGGCGAAGGTGCAATGTGGGCCGAAATGGGAGAGAAGCTGACTGTAGAAAACACAAGAGAAATATACCCCGGGCTATACGTCACCGGAATGGCAGCTAACGCAGTAAGTGGAGCCCCGAGAATGGGGCCAATATTCGGCGGAATGTTCTTAAGTGGAAGAAAAGCCGCCATGGAGATCCTTAAGAAGCTTAAGGAGTGA
- the thiC gene encoding phosphomethylpyrimidine synthase ThiC, whose amino-acid sequence MTQMEEARKGVITEEMKFVGEREGVDPEKLRRSVAKGYTVIFRNVRHDWVKPVAVGMGVRVKVNANIGTSRDIVDVEEEIEKAKIAVKYGADTIMDLSTGGDLDAIRKRIMRAVDVPVGTVPIYQAAEEMLAKGKAIVEMSEDDMWNAVEKHFRDGVDYVTVHVGVTRELVEKMKRTNRVVGMVSRGGTFLAAWILHWGEENPFYKNYDYLLELAKEYDVVLSLGDGLRPGGLPDAGDELQITELYTIGKLVKRARDFGVQTMVEGPGHVPIDQIPMHVKIAKIATDNAPFYVLGPIVTDIFPGYDHIAAAIGGAIAALNGADFLCYVTPAEHLGLPDKEHVRLGVIATKLAAHAVNLTRFSEDYMKDYLMSLARSSLDWSRQFELAMDKERFLEIRKKRPTSSGTCSMCGDLCAIKLINGMLKR is encoded by the coding sequence ATGACCCAGATGGAGGAGGCAAGAAAAGGCGTAATTACTGAGGAGATGAAGTTTGTGGGTGAAAGGGAAGGTGTTGATCCAGAAAAGCTTAGAAGAAGTGTTGCAAAAGGCTATACTGTCATCTTCCGCAATGTGCGTCATGATTGGGTGAAGCCCGTTGCTGTGGGCATGGGAGTGAGGGTGAAAGTAAACGCCAACATAGGGACTTCTAGGGATATAGTGGACGTTGAGGAGGAAATAGAAAAGGCAAAAATAGCAGTGAAGTATGGCGCTGACACAATAATGGACCTCTCCACTGGGGGGGACCTCGATGCCATAAGAAAGAGGATTATGAGGGCCGTTGATGTTCCTGTTGGAACGGTTCCGATTTACCAAGCGGCTGAAGAGATGCTCGCAAAAGGGAAGGCAATTGTGGAGATGAGCGAGGATGATATGTGGAATGCCGTGGAGAAGCACTTTAGGGACGGGGTCGACTATGTCACTGTACATGTGGGCGTGACCAGAGAACTCGTTGAAAAAATGAAGCGCACCAATAGGGTAGTCGGAATGGTCTCTCGCGGTGGAACGTTTTTGGCGGCGTGGATACTCCACTGGGGAGAGGAAAACCCGTTCTACAAGAATTACGACTACCTTCTGGAACTTGCCAAAGAATACGATGTTGTTCTCAGCTTGGGAGATGGCCTAAGACCCGGTGGTTTACCGGATGCCGGGGATGAGCTTCAAATAACCGAGCTCTATACCATAGGAAAGCTTGTGAAGAGGGCAAGGGATTTTGGAGTTCAAACCATGGTTGAGGGGCCGGGTCATGTGCCGATAGACCAGATTCCAATGCACGTAAAGATTGCAAAAATCGCCACCGACAACGCTCCCTTCTACGTTCTTGGTCCAATCGTCACGGACATCTTTCCGGGCTATGACCACATTGCCGCTGCAATAGGAGGTGCTATAGCTGCTTTAAATGGAGCTGACTTCCTCTGCTATGTAACCCCCGCGGAGCACTTGGGGTTACCGGATAAGGAGCACGTTCGCCTTGGAGTGATAGCCACAAAGCTGGCAGCCCATGCCGTAAACTTAACCCGCTTTAGCGAAGATTACATGAAAGATTACCTCATGAGCCTTGCAAGGAGTTCTCTGGACTGGAGTAGGCAGTTTGAACTAGCTATGGACAAGGAGCGCTTTTTGGAAATCAGGAAAAAACGGCCGACCTCGAGCGGGACTTGCAGCATGTGTGGTGACCTCTGTGCGATAAAGCTCATAAACGGCATGCTCAAAAGGTGA
- a CDS encoding phosphoribosylaminoimidazolesuccinocarboxamide synthase, whose amino-acid sequence MRLIYRGKTKDVYEDGDFLIFYFKDSLLGSNGEEDTGGNEVVGEREGKGSAVLKQAEFFFKLLEKNGIKTHFVERIDERRAKFLKTERIPIEVIYRFKAYGSFLRRYGEVVEPLQKLDIVEFTLKSDALGDPLICDEAVEKLGIASGKEIEEMKKTTRKVAQILGEFFRNRGLEIVDFKLEFGRRNGGLLVIDEISGDTMRVMKDGQVLKQEELLGVIG is encoded by the coding sequence ATGCGTTTGATTTACAGGGGAAAGACCAAGGACGTCTATGAAGACGGTGACTTCCTAATTTTTTACTTCAAGGATAGTCTCTTGGGTTCCAATGGAGAAGAAGACACGGGTGGGAACGAGGTAGTGGGAGAAAGAGAAGGCAAGGGAAGCGCTGTTTTAAAACAAGCGGAATTTTTCTTCAAGCTGCTGGAAAAGAACGGCATAAAGACTCACTTCGTCGAGCGGATCGACGAAAGGAGAGCAAAGTTCCTGAAGACAGAAAGAATCCCCATTGAAGTTATCTATCGCTTCAAAGCCTATGGCAGTTTCCTGAGGCGCTACGGAGAGGTTGTCGAACCCCTTCAGAAGCTTGACATTGTTGAGTTCACACTGAAAAGCGATGCCCTTGGCGACCCTTTGATCTGCGATGAAGCGGTAGAAAAGCTTGGTATAGCCTCGGGGAAGGAGATCGAGGAAATGAAGAAAACGACAAGAAAAGTCGCCCAAATTTTGGGGGAATTCTTCAGAAACAGGGGGCTTGAAATAGTCGACTTCAAGCTTGAGTTTGGAAGGAGGAACGGGGGGCTCTTGGTAATCGATGAAATAAGCGGCGATACGATGAGGGTAATGAAAGACGGACAGGTTTTGAAGCAGGAAGAACTTCTGGGGGTGATTGGATGA
- a CDS encoding formate--phosphoribosylaminoimidazolecarboxamide ligase, giving the protein MIVSTIASHSSLQILQGARKEGFKTRLYVSPKRKNFYSSLPIIDELILTPDMKAILEDDGIIVPHGSFVAYLGIEAIEKSKGKFFGNKRFLKWETKFDLVNKALKKAKIPQVEAVDLSEVREDELYFVRVEGPKGGSDHFIAYGRELEERLSGVKEPYRIERFVDGVFVYVHFFYSPILERLELLGVDERLVIADANKRRPFKPLPYTILGNKGIALRESLLPELYEYGLAFVESMKELEPPGVIGPFALHFAYDGEFRCVGFASRIDGGSNAKHWYSSLYWGEEVMMGQRIAKELRLALDEDRLEEVIT; this is encoded by the coding sequence ATGATCGTCTCGACGATAGCCTCTCATTCCTCGCTTCAAATACTCCAGGGTGCAAGGAAAGAAGGCTTTAAAACTCGCTTATATGTCTCCCCAAAGAGGAAGAACTTCTATTCCTCGCTCCCGATAATTGATGAGCTCATCCTAACTCCGGATATGAAGGCGATACTTGAGGACGATGGGATAATAGTCCCACACGGGTCTTTTGTTGCTTATCTCGGCATTGAGGCAATTGAAAAAAGCAAAGGGAAGTTCTTCGGGAACAAGAGGTTCCTAAAGTGGGAGACAAAGTTCGACTTGGTGAATAAAGCCCTAAAGAAAGCAAAAATACCGCAGGTAGAAGCAGTTGATTTGAGCGAGGTTAGGGAAGATGAGCTCTACTTCGTCAGGGTTGAGGGCCCTAAGGGGGGAAGTGATCATTTTATTGCCTATGGAAGAGAGCTTGAAGAAAGGCTTAGCGGGGTTAAAGAACCATACAGAATTGAACGTTTTGTTGATGGTGTCTTTGTTTATGTCCACTTCTTCTACTCCCCTATTTTGGAGAGACTTGAGCTCCTTGGCGTTGATGAGCGGTTGGTGATAGCGGATGCAAACAAGAGAAGACCCTTCAAACCTCTGCCCTACACAATATTGGGCAACAAGGGCATAGCCTTGAGGGAATCCCTTCTCCCGGAGCTCTACGAGTATGGTCTGGCGTTTGTTGAATCCATGAAAGAGCTTGAGCCTCCGGGGGTTATAGGGCCCTTTGCCCTGCACTTTGCTTACGATGGCGAGTTTAGGTGCGTGGGCTTTGCCTCGCGCATAGACGGTGGAAGCAATGCCAAACACTGGTACTCATCGCTTTACTGGGGTGAAGAAGTCATGA